From Rickettsia endosymbiont of Ceutorhynchus obstrictus, a single genomic window includes:
- the tig gene encoding trigger factor: protein MQVTVLKSEGLDFHAKISIPSNEINDEIQKELLNLTKKVKLAGFRAGKVPIAIVKQKYEKSVRQDIVEHKINHNVSHVIEDKKLNIIGNPKIEDLQNENNKDLEFTLKLELLPEIAIPDFTKISIDRPKLIVQENDVNEQINKLAELTKSYSKESTAKIKKGDQATIDAIGYIDDKIFEGSKLTDYKLVIGSNSLIPGFEKQLIGSKVGSEVEVNVTFPEDYHAKDIAGKPARFVVQIKAVHTAEPTVVNDEFAKKFHANSLEELRGHFTKKIESEAEEAINTIMKMSLFDQLDKLLNFDVPESLLVQEKNILKSETDKNETNGSDGEESLFKGKSPEEINEYYNKLALRRVKIGLMLAKYVKIKDLRIESDDLRNVIMSQARNFPGQENMIFEFYKNNQKAVEQLKGPALEEKAVRHIFDKEVKLVEKKYTRNELEKFLEAEEHRTVGNI, encoded by the coding sequence ATGCAAGTTACCGTACTGAAAAGCGAAGGATTGGATTTTCATGCAAAAATTTCAATTCCTTCAAATGAAATTAACGATGAGATTCAAAAAGAGTTACTTAATTTAACAAAAAAAGTTAAGCTTGCGGGCTTTCGCGCCGGTAAAGTACCTATTGCCATCGTTAAACAAAAATACGAAAAATCAGTTAGGCAAGACATAGTCGAACATAAAATTAACCATAATGTTAGCCATGTTATTGAAGATAAGAAGTTAAATATTATCGGTAATCCAAAGATTGAAGATTTACAAAATGAGAATAACAAAGACCTAGAATTTACTTTAAAACTAGAGTTATTACCTGAAATTGCAATTCCTGATTTTACAAAAATTTCTATTGATAGACCAAAATTGATAGTGCAAGAAAATGATGTTAACGAACAAATCAACAAACTTGCCGAATTAACAAAAAGCTATAGTAAAGAAAGCACGGCGAAAATTAAAAAAGGCGATCAAGCTACTATTGATGCGATCGGATATATAGACGATAAAATTTTTGAAGGTAGTAAACTTACCGATTATAAATTAGTAATCGGTAGTAATAGTCTTATTCCCGGTTTTGAAAAACAACTAATCGGCTCAAAAGTAGGAAGCGAAGTAGAAGTAAACGTAACTTTTCCGGAAGATTACCATGCAAAAGATATTGCCGGTAAACCGGCTCGTTTTGTAGTACAGATAAAAGCGGTGCATACCGCCGAGCCTACCGTTGTCAATGATGAATTCGCCAAAAAATTTCACGCTAATAGTTTAGAAGAATTACGTGGGCATTTCACGAAAAAAATAGAAAGCGAAGCGGAAGAAGCTATTAATACTATCATGAAAATGAGTTTATTCGATCAGCTAGATAAATTGTTAAATTTTGATGTACCGGAATCTTTACTTGTTCAAGAAAAGAATATTTTAAAGTCCGAAACCGACAAGAATGAAACCAACGGAAGCGATGGCGAAGAATCGTTATTTAAAGGTAAATCGCCGGAAGAAATAAACGAATATTATAATAAACTAGCGCTGCGCCGTGTGAAAATCGGCTTAATGCTAGCAAAGTACGTAAAAATTAAAGATTTACGGATAGAGTCGGATGATCTTAGAAACGTGATTATGTCCCAAGCTAGAAACTTCCCGGGGCAAGAAAATATGATATTTGAATTTTATAAAAATAATCAAAAGGCAGTTGAACAGCTTAAAGGACCGGCTCTAGAAGAAAAAGCCGTTCGGCATATTTTTGATAAGGAAGTAAAGCTTGTTGAAAAAAAATATACTAGAAATGAATTAGAGAAGTTTTTAGAAGCGGAAGAACACCGCACCGTCGGTAATATATAA
- a CDS encoding Rpn family recombination-promoting nuclease/putative transposase — MNTQTQRYLDPTNDSLFKKIFHDLGRLKEFINNILDLPEGYRIKEIEFIPVEQLPNIDRGKRSVFDLKVKDESGNWYIIEMQKRNESDYLKRVQYYSAHSYTQQLTAGITHKDLLPVVVISLMKTKVFDNEVPYISFHKMTETKTNKQYLFDFSYVFIELKKFKKDQLTNIADEWLHLFKCAEKEHKPPANIKSKKVLEAYHAIELHNLTPEEYDAYIRAKLLEDAEEIALAEHFEKGVEEGIEKGIAEEKIRIVKNLLVKNIDINTISEITGLSVEEIKELKE; from the coding sequence ATGAATACGCAAACACAAAGATATTTAGACCCTACAAATGATAGCTTATTTAAAAAAATTTTTCATGATTTGGGAAGACTAAAGGAATTTATCAATAATATACTTGATTTGCCGGAAGGTTATAGAATTAAAGAAATAGAATTTATACCGGTAGAGCAATTACCTAATATTGACAGAGGAAAGAGGAGCGTATTTGATTTAAAAGTAAAAGATGAATCGGGTAATTGGTATATTATTGAGATGCAAAAAAGAAACGAAAGCGATTATTTAAAAAGAGTACAATATTATTCCGCTCATTCATATACTCAACAACTTACGGCAGGAATAACACATAAAGATTTATTGCCGGTGGTAGTTATTTCCTTAATGAAGACTAAAGTATTTGACAATGAAGTACCTTATATAAGTTTTCATAAAATGACAGAAACTAAAACGAATAAACAATATTTATTTGATTTTTCATATGTATTTATTGAGCTTAAAAAGTTTAAGAAAGATCAATTAACTAATATTGCCGATGAGTGGTTACATTTATTTAAATGTGCAGAAAAAGAACATAAACCCCCGGCAAATATTAAAAGCAAGAAGGTGTTAGAGGCTTATCACGCTATAGAATTACATAACCTTACTCCTGAAGAGTACGACGCATATATAAGAGCAAAATTATTAGAAGATGCTGAAGAAATCGCTTTAGCTGAACATTTTGAAAAGGGTGTTGAAGAAGGTATTGAGAAAGGAATAGCTGAAGAGAAAATAAGAATAGTAAAGAATTTATTAGTTAAAAATATAGATATAAATACCATATCGGAAATAACAGGGTTATCGGTAGAGGAAATAAAGGAGCTAAAAGAGTAA
- a CDS encoding portal protein, with protein MRDELSSKIEYFETIKTKREKWGTVWDELKKYVCPQTATNKEIFDSTAIWSREQLASGLQSLMVNRAIKWFSINLLEQSGGGEDEQQLNELPEVKLWLEIVENNILNVFNNPGSNFYNQIHEFFLNLAAFGTSIFYVEEEPSLQSGLFFRNISLRECYFEEDKYGFVNSMYRLFNMNVKTAASKWADFAPFKDKLLKSPDEQIEILHIVAPADDSGKKKSLAYTSQYIYLAEQQVISEGGYSYFPFFVTRWIKEEGEVYGYAPAHHVLPDVKLLNSLRQITLKVAQKQLDPPLLVPKDGYYLPLYTTPGSVNFYRNGMADKIVPLTGMENILPTEIEQNQCRDAVFKAFYIDIFRMQKENKEMTALEVQIRNEEQMRLMSPMVGRIETEFLNPLIRTIYGILLKYNKLPLLEGVENTQIDIAYTSPLTRAQKSSAISSMEQVIGFFQRSGIINLCPEVYDNINWDLCFKLFFELRGAPQSVLKSDREVMQLRQQRKLQMQQQQMGQAGNENFN; from the coding sequence ATGCGTGATGAATTAAGTAGTAAAATAGAATATTTTGAGACAATAAAGACCAAACGGGAAAAATGGGGAACTGTCTGGGACGAGCTAAAAAAATATGTCTGCCCGCAAACCGCAACTAATAAGGAAATATTTGACTCTACTGCCATATGGTCAAGGGAGCAATTAGCTTCAGGACTACAAAGCTTAATGGTTAATCGAGCTATTAAATGGTTTAGTATTAATTTGTTAGAACAAAGCGGGGGCGGCGAAGACGAACAACAATTAAACGAGCTACCGGAAGTTAAATTATGGCTGGAGATAGTAGAGAATAATATATTAAATGTTTTTAATAATCCCGGATCAAATTTTTATAATCAAATACACGAGTTTTTTTTAAATTTAGCGGCATTCGGGACAAGTATATTTTACGTTGAAGAAGAGCCGAGCTTGCAATCGGGTTTATTCTTTCGCAATATCAGTTTAAGAGAATGTTATTTTGAGGAAGATAAATACGGTTTTGTTAATTCGATGTATCGTTTGTTTAATATGAACGTTAAAACAGCCGCTAGCAAATGGGCAGATTTTGCACCGTTTAAGGATAAGCTGCTTAAAAGCCCTGACGAACAAATAGAGATATTGCATATCGTCGCCCCCGCAGATGACAGCGGTAAAAAGAAAAGTTTAGCTTATACATCACAATATATTTATTTAGCCGAACAACAAGTAATTTCGGAAGGGGGATATTCATATTTTCCATTCTTTGTAACACGCTGGATCAAGGAAGAAGGGGAAGTATACGGCTATGCTCCTGCTCATCACGTGTTGCCGGATGTTAAGCTGTTAAACTCCTTGAGACAAATTACGCTGAAAGTAGCGCAGAAGCAACTAGACCCGCCTTTATTAGTGCCTAAGGATGGCTATTATTTGCCTCTCTATACTACACCGGGATCGGTTAATTTCTATCGTAACGGCATGGCGGATAAAATAGTACCGCTTACCGGTATGGAGAATATCTTACCGACCGAGATAGAACAAAACCAATGTCGGGATGCCGTATTTAAAGCCTTCTATATTGATATCTTTCGCATGCAGAAAGAAAATAAAGAAATGACCGCTTTAGAAGTGCAAATAAGGAATGAGGAACAAATGCGGCTAATGTCGCCGATGGTCGGCAGAATTGAAACGGAGTTTTTAAATCCGCTAATTAGAACTATTTACGGGATATTGCTTAAATATAATAAATTGCCGTTATTGGAAGGCGTAGAGAATACGCAAATAGATATTGCTTATACTTCACCGCTAACGAGAGCGCAAAAGTCATCGGCAATTAGCAGTATGGAGCAGGTTATAGGATTTTTCCAACGGAGCGGCATTATTAATTTATGCCCCGAAGTTTACGACAATATCAACTGGGATTTATGTTTTAAATTATTCTTTGAGCTACGAGGCGCGCCGCAATCGGTATTAAAGAGCGACCGGGAAGTAATGCAGCTAAGGCAGCAACGTAAATTGCAGATGCAACAACAACAAATGGGACAAGCAGGCAATGAAAATTTTAATTGA
- a CDS encoding ankyrin repeat domain-containing protein has protein sequence MFLWNTLTKTSHERLIEAIKEKNITEAQNLIAQMDITQLSKVDNNGDTALIWAAYKGLEKVCEMLISKMSDQAINAIEKDHGNTALTYAASEGLEKVCELLIPKMTDQAINVVTKGNGNTALTLAASNGLEKVCELLISKMTDHAINVVTKDNGNTALTYAASKGLEKICELLIPKMTDQAINHVTNNGSTALTLAANKGLEKVCELLIPKMTDQAINHVNSNGNTALTLAAGKGLEKVCELLIPKMTDQAINHVNSNGDTALILAASNSLGKVCELLIDKMSDQAINQIDKDGDTALTSAAGHGLEKVCELLIPKMTDQAINQVTNNGSTALTLAANKGLEKVCELLIPKMTDQAINHVNSNGNTALTLAAGKGLEKVCELLIPKMTDQAINQVTNNGSTALTLAANKGLEKVCELLIPKMTDQAINHVNSNGNTALTLAAGKGLEKVCELLIPKMTDQAINHVNSNGDTALILAASNSLGKVCELLIDKMSDQAINQIDKDGDTALTSAAGHGLEKVCELLIPKMTDQAINHVNSNGETALTAAAGKGLEKVCELLIPKMTDQAINNVNGNGVTALTLAAGSGLSNVCEMLIPKMSVQAINQVTTSNGETALTRAANKGLEKVCELLMPKMTEQAINQINNTGNTALSLATKNGFKNICDLLTNKKDNLANKADTEKKHEEQQALKYNQLILAIKKGKAEEVENLVKKLNGDILNKIDGNGDTALTFAASKSLEKVCKLLIPKMSNQAINQVNNNGYTALILAAHKGLDKVCELLILKMTDQAINQVNNNGNTALTWAASNSLDKVCELLILKMSNEAINHVNKNGDTALSLATKNGFKNICDLLTNKKDNLVNKTNAVKKYEEQHAQILTDSLNNELNELVNSFSNNDISVNICFPTISDEAAKLMANKLRNIATITKVSFFGTQISDKGIKIITEALANKRLEKFSFSCSDLGDQKISILAEILQVNTLTHIYLGENKIGITGIKAIIEALKLNNTIVYLDLHNNNIGDEGAKLISEFLKNNNSLKYLVIALNNITYEGTKAIIKALRENIIITDLDLGQNNIGQQNEVIIEKYLQRNKNLMSFQKLADGINDKVATNIVINAKDKAIIKDTIKDIIHKAKELNNITDIEKITANMQELIVDKSTKLKLMIIENQIDKLIEPQNINDDVTILGVDSTI, from the coding sequence ATGTTTTTATGGAATACGTTAACAAAAACGTCACATGAGAGACTAATAGAAGCTATAAAGGAAAAAAATATAACAGAAGCGCAAAACTTAATTGCACAAATGGATATTACTCAATTAAGTAAAGTTGATAATAACGGTGATACGGCTTTAATTTGGGCTGCCTATAAAGGCTTAGAAAAAGTTTGTGAAATGCTTATTTCTAAAATGTCTGACCAGGCTATTAATGCTATTGAAAAAGATCACGGCAATACGGCATTAACTTATGCTGCTAGTGAAGGCTTAGAAAAGGTTTGTGAGCTACTAATACCTAAAATGACCGATCAGGCTATTAATGTTGTTACTAAAGGCAATGGCAATACGGCATTAACTTTGGCTGCAAGTAATGGCTTAGAAAAGGTTTGTGAGCTACTAATATCTAAAATGACCGATCACGCTATTAATGTTGTTACTAAAGACAATGGCAATACGGCATTAACTTATGCTGCTAGTAAAGGCTTAGAAAAGATTTGTGAGCTACTAATACCTAAAATGACCGATCAGGCTATTAATCACGTTACTAATAACGGCAGTACGGCATTAACTTTGGCTGCTAATAAAGGCTTAGAAAAGGTTTGTGAGCTACTAATACCTAAAATGACCGATCAGGCTATTAATCACGTTAATAGTAACGGCAATACGGCATTAACTTTGGCTGCCGGTAAGGGATTAGAAAAGGTTTGTGAGCTACTTATACCTAAAATGACCGATCAGGCTATTAATCACGTTAATAGTAACGGCGATACGGCTCTAATTTTGGCTGCTAGTAATAGTTTAGGCAAAGTTTGTGAATTACTTATTGATAAAATGTCCGACCAGGCTATTAATCAGATTGATAAAGACGGCGATACGGCTTTAACTTCGGCTGCAGGTCATGGCTTAGAAAAGGTTTGTGAGCTACTAATACCTAAAATGACCGATCAGGCTATTAATCAGGTTACTAATAACGGCAGTACGGCATTAACTTTGGCTGCTAATAAAGGCTTAGAAAAGGTTTGTGAGCTACTAATACCTAAAATGACCGATCAGGCTATTAATCACGTTAATAGTAACGGCAATACGGCATTAACTTTGGCTGCCGGTAAGGGATTAGAAAAGGTTTGTGAGCTACTAATACCTAAAATGACCGATCAGGCTATTAATCAGGTTACTAATAACGGCAGTACGGCATTAACTTTGGCTGCTAATAAAGGCTTAGAAAAGGTTTGTGAGCTACTAATACCTAAAATGACCGATCAGGCTATTAATCACGTTAATAGTAACGGCAATACGGCATTAACTTTGGCTGCCGGTAAGGGATTAGAAAAGGTTTGTGAGCTACTTATACCTAAAATGACCGATCAGGCTATTAATCACGTTAATAGTAACGGCGATACGGCTCTAATTTTGGCTGCTAGTAATAGTTTAGGCAAAGTTTGTGAATTACTTATTGATAAAATGTCCGACCAGGCTATTAATCAGATTGATAAAGACGGCGATACGGCTTTAACTTCGGCTGCAGGTCATGGCTTAGAAAAGGTTTGTGAGCTACTAATACCTAAAATGACTGATCAGGCTATTAATCACGTTAATAGTAACGGTGAAACGGCTTTAACTGCAGCTGCTGGGAAAGGCTTAGAAAAGGTTTGTGAGCTACTAATACCTAAAATGACCGATCAGGCTATTAATAACGTTAATGGTAATGGCGTTACAGCTTTAACTTTGGCTGCGGGTAGCGGCTTAAGTAATGTTTGCGAAATGCTAATACCTAAAATGTCTGTTCAGGCTATTAATCAGGTTACTACTAGTAATGGTGAAACGGCTTTAACTCGGGCTGCAAATAAAGGATTAGAAAAGGTATGCGAGCTGCTTATGCCGAAAATGACGGAGCAAGCTATTAATCAGATTAATAATACTGGTAACACAGCTTTAAGTTTAGCTACAAAAAACGGTTTTAAAAATATATGTGATTTATTGACAAATAAAAAAGATAATTTAGCTAATAAAGCAGACACAGAAAAGAAACATGAAGAACAACAAGCTCTAAAATATAATCAACTAATTTTAGCAATAAAAAAAGGTAAAGCAGAAGAAGTAGAAAATTTAGTTAAAAAGCTAAATGGTGATATACTTAACAAAATTGATGGCAATGGCGATACGGCTTTAACTTTTGCTGCCAGTAAGAGCTTAGAAAAGGTTTGTAAGCTATTAATCCCTAAAATGTCTAATCAGGCTATTAATCAAGTTAATAATAACGGCTATACGGCATTAATTTTGGCTGCACATAAGGGATTAGACAAAGTTTGTGAATTGCTTATTCTTAAAATGACCGATCAGGCTATTAATCAAGTTAATAATAATGGCAATACGGCTTTAACTTGGGCTGCTAGTAATAGTTTAGACAAAGTTTGTGAATTGCTTATTCTTAAAATGTCTAATGAAGCTATTAATCACGTAAATAAAAATGGTGATACAGCTTTAAGTTTAGCTACAAAAAATGGCTTTAAAAATATATGTGATTTATTAACGAATAAAAAAGATAATCTAGTTAATAAAACAAATGCAGTAAAGAAATATGAAGAACAACACGCACAAATACTTACAGATTCCTTAAATAATGAGCTTAACGAATTAGTAAATAGTTTTTCTAATAATGATATTTCTGTAAATATTTGTTTTCCAACAATAAGTGATGAAGCAGCAAAACTAATGGCGAATAAATTAAGAAATATTGCTACAATCACTAAGGTTAGTTTTTTTGGTACTCAAATAAGCGATAAAGGTATAAAAATCATTACCGAAGCTTTAGCAAATAAGCGGCTAGAAAAATTTAGTTTTAGTTGTAGTGACTTAGGCGATCAAAAAATATCGATATTAGCTGAAATTTTACAGGTTAATACTCTTACACATATTTACCTTGGCGAAAATAAGATAGGTATTACAGGAATTAAGGCAATTATTGAAGCCCTAAAATTAAATAATACTATTGTATATTTAGATTTACACAATAATAATATAGGTGATGAAGGAGCAAAGCTAATAAGTGAATTCCTGAAAAACAACAATAGTTTAAAGTATCTCGTTATTGCATTGAATAATATAACTTATGAAGGGACAAAAGCAATTATAAAAGCTTTGAGAGAAAATATTATTATTACGGATTTAGATTTAGGACAAAATAATATAGGTCAACAAAACGAAGTTATAATTGAGAAATACCTACAGCGAAATAAAAATTTAATGAGTTTTCAAAAGTTGGCTGATGGAATAAACGATAAAGTAGCTACTAATATTGTAATAAATGCAAAAGATAAAGCTATAATAAAAGACACTATAAAGGATATAATACACAAAGCTAAAGAACTTAATAATATAACCGATATAGAGAAAATAACTGCTAATATGCAAGAGCTTATAGTTGATAAATCTACAAAATTAAAGCTTATGATTATAGAAAACCAAATTGACAAATTAATAGAGCCGCAAAATATAAATGATGACGTTACTATATTGGGCGTGGATAGTACTATATAA
- a CDS encoding palindromic element RPE3 domain-containing protein, translating into MNRVETRIFNYGKNIDANLKNISKQIDEIKELLDIQLNSESFRQDKFKDELSYRTKVGEYRRMSKNLLVSSDRDDAVFPADKGFISEWDDEDDEDYLDDKGWIKLPPAKSE; encoded by the coding sequence ATGAATAGGGTAGAAACAAGAATTTTTAACTATGGAAAAAATATAGATGCAAATTTAAAAAACATTTCTAAACAAATAGATGAAATAAAGGAATTACTAGATATACAGCTAAATTCAGAAAGCTTCAGACAAGATAAATTTAAAGACGAGCTAAGCTACCGTACTAAAGTAGGTGAGTACAGGCGAATGTCAAAAAATTTGCTTGTATCAAGCGATCGAGATGACGCGGTATTTCCGGCAGATAAAGGGTTTATAAGTGAATGGGATGATGAAGATGATGAGGATTACTTAGATGATAAAGGATGGATAAAACTTCCACCGGCAAAATCAGAATGA
- a CDS encoding phage capsid protein, translated as MEQITEGLKEEFARNIQLVIQQEGSKLRKFVTNESQDTEVIQFETMHTHEALPRHRTAAGYHEPGDGNENKLEKLTEFKTPRITRRQATAQAYYWTAAMDRNDKLNLLSDPTSKFPKLAGWAIGRKQDRIIINSFAGAVNGGRTGQNIIYFDVVNNVIPVGAKLVDTTLALHANSLAGVHNGQQGANAKEAMQAGGLTVEKLLKAHQLLKKHSFGADEKYYLVCSSHQIGNLLRDSQVTSYDYNSVKALVSGEVNSFAGFNFIITEMLGGISGTTNSIRDCYAFTESSIRFGTVTGSVERQIDRLVQYHYAPSLYYSESFGATRTEEGQIVCIKCLEPADSAGHVGDHWKAAADNAHFNGAVHASIVPQQMIGAQCRNVDNTANIAVEALEALLLK; from the coding sequence ATGGAACAAATTACCGAAGGGCTAAAAGAAGAATTCGCCCGCAACATTCAACTAGTCATCCAGCAAGAAGGTTCAAAACTCCGTAAATTCGTTACGAACGAGTCACAGGATACGGAAGTCATCCAATTTGAAACGATGCACACCCACGAAGCTTTGCCGAGACATAGAACGGCGGCAGGCTATCATGAACCCGGTGACGGTAATGAGAATAAACTTGAAAAACTAACCGAATTTAAAACTCCAAGAATTACTAGACGCCAAGCAACAGCGCAAGCCTATTATTGGACGGCTGCCATGGATAGAAACGATAAGCTTAATCTGCTTAGCGATCCGACTAGTAAATTCCCGAAACTTGCCGGCTGGGCGATCGGCAGAAAACAAGACCGGATAATTATAAATAGCTTTGCCGGAGCTGTTAACGGCGGCAGAACGGGGCAAAATATTATTTACTTTGACGTAGTAAATAACGTTATTCCGGTCGGTGCTAAGCTTGTTGATACTACCCTTGCACTGCATGCAAATAGTTTGGCAGGAGTTCATAACGGACAGCAGGGAGCAAACGCCAAGGAAGCAATGCAAGCCGGCGGGTTAACAGTCGAGAAGCTACTTAAAGCTCATCAATTACTTAAAAAACATAGTTTCGGGGCTGATGAAAAATATTATTTAGTTTGCTCCTCTCATCAAATAGGCAATTTGCTACGAGACAGTCAAGTAACAAGCTATGACTATAACAGCGTTAAAGCACTGGTTAGCGGTGAGGTAAATAGCTTTGCCGGATTCAACTTTATCATTACCGAGATGCTAGGGGGTATTAGCGGCACGACAAACTCCATAAGAGATTGTTACGCCTTTACGGAAAGCTCTATAAGGTTCGGCACTGTTACGGGATCGGTGGAGCGGCAAATAGATAGGTTAGTGCAATATCATTATGCACCTAGCTTATACTATTCCGAGAGTTTCGGCGCAACTAGAACCGAAGAGGGGCAAATTGTTTGCATTAAATGTTTAGAGCCTGCAGATAGCGCGGGACATGTGGGCGATCATTGGAAGGCGGCAGCAGACAATGCACATTTTAACGGCGCAGTACATGCAAGTATCGTCCCACAGCAGATGATAGGAGCGCAATGTCGTAATGTCGATAATACGGCAAATATTGCAGTTGAGGCTTTAGAAGCGCTATTATTGAAGTGA